One Curtobacterium sp. MCLR17_007 DNA window includes the following coding sequences:
- a CDS encoding PfkB family carbohydrate kinase: MDDRLHLSTDADVLVAGMLFFDAVFADLHGAPVLGEEHWTRHFAWTPGGIANFAIAAARLGASTDACAAVGDDALSDLCRSSLAAEGIGTDLLRTVPGWSVPVSACLGYDGDRAIVTGGTESPVALDDLLPARGGRVAALHVDATTADWVRASGDRGLRVFADVGWDASGAWDPALLDAIDGAYAFTPNDREAMAYTRTDDPVRAARALAERVPLSVVTMGGDGVVAVDASTGDEVVAAPVRVRAVDATGAGDVFCAALAVASLTDLPLRERVDFAALVAAITVSRPGGASTAPRAGDLAPWLAANPAAADPDRFGFLATSLLSVTPATAGRTT; this comes from the coding sequence ATGGACGACCGACTGCACCTCAGCACCGATGCCGACGTGCTCGTTGCCGGCATGCTGTTCTTCGACGCGGTGTTCGCCGACCTGCACGGCGCACCCGTCCTGGGCGAGGAGCACTGGACCCGGCACTTCGCCTGGACGCCCGGCGGCATCGCCAACTTCGCGATCGCCGCGGCCCGCCTCGGTGCGTCCACCGACGCCTGTGCGGCCGTCGGGGACGACGCCCTGAGCGACCTGTGCCGGTCGTCGCTGGCGGCCGAGGGCATCGGCACCGACCTGCTCCGTACGGTGCCGGGCTGGAGCGTCCCGGTCAGCGCCTGCCTCGGGTACGACGGCGACCGCGCGATCGTCACCGGTGGGACCGAGTCCCCCGTCGCCCTCGACGACCTGCTGCCGGCACGGGGCGGGCGCGTCGCCGCACTCCACGTCGACGCGACCACCGCCGACTGGGTCCGCGCCAGCGGTGATCGGGGTCTGCGTGTCTTCGCCGACGTCGGCTGGGACGCGTCCGGCGCCTGGGACCCCGCACTCCTCGACGCGATCGACGGCGCGTACGCGTTCACCCCGAACGACCGCGAGGCGATGGCCTACACCCGCACCGACGACCCGGTCCGAGCCGCACGAGCGCTGGCCGAGCGTGTCCCGCTCAGTGTCGTGACCATGGGCGGCGACGGCGTCGTCGCGGTCGACGCGAGCACCGGCGACGAGGTCGTCGCGGCGCCCGTCCGGGTCCGCGCGGTCGACGCGACCGGCGCCGGTGACGTCTTCTGCGCCGCGCTCGCCGTGGCCTCGCTCACCGACCTGCCGCTGCGCGAGCGGGTCGACTTCGCCGCGCTCGTCGCCGCGATCACCGTCTCCCGGCCCGGAGGCGCGTCCACCGCCCCCCGCGCCGGTGACCTGGCCCCGTGGCTGGCCGCCAACCCGGCCGCCGCGGATCCGGACCGGTTCGGGTTCCTCGCCACGAGCCTCCTGTCCGTCACGCCCGCCACCGCGGGCCGGACCACCTGA
- a CDS encoding DeoR/GlpR family DNA-binding transcription regulator, translating to MKDIRDLAILDRLRAARAASVTDLAEATGSSVATIRRDLQRLDDAGLLRRTRGGAVLADGHEGDAPFPEVETVHRDEKVRIARAAADLIEDGHTVVLDIGTTVLQLAMLLRGRPVTVITANMAVFEALKDDAAVHLVLLPGDYDPVYHCVSGPLTTDSLRLIRADHAFLGVSGISASGDLRDTTIAQVPIKQAIATACDEVTVLADSSKFPGTGAARIDLPSSIVRVVTDAEPPVPVAAAFAAHGVEVLVP from the coding sequence ATGAAGGACATCCGCGATCTCGCCATCCTCGATCGACTGCGGGCCGCCCGCGCCGCGTCGGTGACCGACCTGGCCGAGGCGACCGGGTCCAGCGTCGCGACGATCCGCCGCGACCTGCAGCGGCTCGACGATGCCGGCCTGCTGCGGCGCACCCGCGGCGGCGCGGTCCTCGCCGACGGCCACGAGGGCGACGCCCCGTTCCCCGAGGTCGAGACCGTGCACCGCGACGAGAAGGTCCGCATCGCCCGGGCCGCCGCCGACCTGATCGAGGACGGCCACACCGTGGTGCTCGACATCGGTACGACCGTCCTGCAGCTCGCGATGCTGCTGCGCGGGCGCCCCGTCACCGTCATCACCGCGAACATGGCGGTGTTCGAGGCGCTCAAGGACGACGCCGCCGTGCACCTCGTGCTGCTGCCGGGCGACTACGACCCCGTGTACCACTGCGTCTCGGGACCCCTGACCACCGACTCGCTCCGACTCATCCGCGCCGACCACGCCTTCCTGGGCGTCAGCGGGATCTCGGCGAGCGGCGACCTGCGCGACACCACGATCGCGCAGGTCCCCATCAAGCAGGCGATCGCCACCGCGTGCGACGAGGTCACCGTCCTCGCCGACAGCAGCAAGTTCCCGGGCACCGGGGCCGCGCGCATCGACCTGCCGTCATCGATCGTGCGGGTCGTCACCGACGCCGAACCGCCGGTCCCGGTCGCCGCCGCGTTCGCCGCGCACGGCGTGGAGGTTCTCGTCCCGTGA
- a CDS encoding 6-phospho-beta-glucosidase yields the protein MKLVMIGGGGFRTPLVYSALLRDHAPGRVTEVALVDVDADRLRTMARILADQADGVADAPVVSVHTDVEAALPGADFVFSAIRVAGMEGRATDERIGQSHGVIGQETVGFGGISYALRTLPIVMELARTIRRLAPDAWVINFTNPAGVVTEAMSTVLGDRVIGICDSPIGLARRALGTLGIQHGPDVELEYAGLNHLGWLTALRVDGVDRLPEVLADPGRIESFEEGRLFGAEWVQALGALPNEYLHYYAYRRDVLQADQYAPHTRARYLVEQQDRFWADAAQSPQPFHTWQESRHERESTYMATNRDSVGMGERDLEDMTSGGYEDVALSLMRGIAYDQPARLILNVPNRGTLAGLDDDAVVEVPCTVDASGAHPIAGARVPDFGLGTVTAVKYVERQTIEAALHGSRSAALRALAHHPLVDSVRVARALLEDATTSFPHLSYLS from the coding sequence GTGAAGCTCGTCATGATCGGCGGTGGCGGGTTCCGCACGCCGCTGGTGTACTCCGCCCTGCTCCGCGACCACGCCCCCGGGCGGGTCACCGAGGTCGCCCTCGTCGACGTCGACGCCGACCGCCTGCGCACGATGGCCCGGATCCTCGCCGACCAGGCCGACGGGGTCGCCGACGCCCCCGTCGTCTCCGTGCACACCGACGTCGAGGCGGCGCTCCCCGGTGCCGACTTCGTGTTCTCGGCGATCCGGGTCGCGGGGATGGAGGGCCGGGCGACCGACGAGCGGATCGGCCAGTCCCACGGCGTGATCGGGCAGGAGACCGTCGGCTTCGGCGGGATCTCGTACGCGCTCCGCACGCTGCCGATCGTCATGGAGCTGGCTCGGACGATCCGCCGTCTTGCTCCGGACGCCTGGGTGATCAACTTCACCAACCCCGCCGGCGTCGTCACCGAGGCCATGTCGACCGTGCTGGGTGACCGTGTGATCGGCATCTGCGACTCGCCGATCGGCCTGGCCCGTCGTGCGCTGGGCACGCTCGGCATCCAGCACGGCCCCGACGTCGAGCTCGAGTACGCGGGTCTGAACCACCTGGGCTGGCTGACCGCCCTGCGCGTCGACGGGGTTGACCGGCTGCCCGAGGTGCTCGCCGACCCGGGGCGGATCGAGTCCTTCGAAGAGGGCCGCCTGTTCGGCGCCGAGTGGGTGCAGGCGCTCGGGGCGCTGCCGAACGAGTACCTGCACTACTACGCCTACCGCCGGGACGTGCTGCAGGCCGACCAGTACGCGCCGCACACCCGCGCGCGCTACCTGGTCGAACAGCAGGACCGGTTCTGGGCGGACGCCGCGCAGAGCCCCCAGCCGTTCCACACCTGGCAGGAGAGCCGCCACGAGCGTGAGTCGACCTACATGGCGACCAACCGCGATTCGGTCGGCATGGGGGAGCGCGACCTCGAGGACATGACCTCCGGCGGCTACGAGGACGTCGCGCTCTCGCTCATGCGGGGCATCGCGTACGACCAGCCTGCCCGGCTCATCCTCAACGTGCCGAACCGGGGCACGCTCGCCGGACTCGACGACGACGCCGTGGTCGAGGTCCCGTGCACCGTCGACGCATCCGGCGCGCACCCGATCGCCGGAGCCCGCGTGCCCGACTTCGGGCTCGGCACCGTCACCGCGGTCAAGTACGTCGAGCGCCAGACGATCGAGGCAGCGCTCCACGGCTCCCGTTCCGCCGCGCTGCGCGCACTCGCCCACCACCCGCTCGTGGACTCCGTCCGGGTCGCCCGGGCGCTGCTCGAGGACGCGACCACGTCGTTTCCGCACCTGTCCTACCTGAGCTGA